AGTTCAAACGGGATGAGATAAAGGCGGCGAGGTAATCATGATTTCAAACAGCGAACTCAAACAACTGACCGCTTTTGCCCGGAAGATGGCCCGGGAAGCAGGCGGAATTTTGCTCAAGAAAAGCCGCCAAAGACACCGGATAATGCTCAAGGGAAGAGTCGATCTTGTCACCGATGCCGACCTGGCCTCGGAGAAGTACATTGTCGGCGCCGTTTCCAAAAAATTTCCAAGTCATTCCATTCTTGCCGAGGAAGAAGCCGCCCGCGACAATCACTCCGATTACCGATGGATCATCGACCCATTGGATGGGACGACTAATTTTGCTCATGATTTTCCCTTTTACTGTGTCTCAATCGGATTGGAATATAAAGGCAGCATCGTGGCCGGAGTGGTGTTTGACCCGGAGCGGGATGAGATGTTCCATGCCTGCCGTGGCGGCGGGGCCTTTTTGAATCGGAAAAAAATCCGGGTTTCGAATCAATCGAAACTCGAAAACGCCCTGCTGGCCACCGGGTTTCCTTACGACATCGGAAATTCACGTGAGGATAATTTGAACTACTTCCGGCGCTTTGCCAAAACCGCCCGGGGTGTCCGGCGAGCCGGCTCGGCGGCGCTCGATCTCTGCTATCTTGCCTGCGGGAGGTTTGACGGATTCTGGGAGCTGAAACTGCATCCCTGGGATACCGCCGCGGCCAAAATTATTGTCGAGGAAGCCGGTGGAATTGTCACCGATTTCCAGGGTGGAAAGTATTCTATTTACGACAAATATATTCTGGCCGGGAATCGAAAAATTCACACCCGAATGAAAAAGATCCTGGCCGAATAATTTCTTGCCTATTCAGAATTATCCTTAAGAAAACCGGATAGTAATTTGTTGAATTTGTCTCTCTCGGTAACAAAGAAAAAGTGCCCGGCGTCTTCAAATAAAAAGTAACGGGCACTCATGAAATGATTCACCCATGATTTGCGAAGATCGGTGCCGACGCCATTATCGGCTTCCATGACAAAAACAGGCAAAGTATCTCTTATCGGGGTTTCTTTGGGGGGATATTTCGAACAGTAATCCCGGCATCCGGCCACCGACTCGAAGAGCCATCTGATATTGCATTGTTTCAGGGACGAGTGAATGAAGTCACGATCTTCGGATGATACTTTTGTCCCGATAATGCTATCATACCATAATGCAGTCTCGACTATCAGCGCATCGCCCGACAGGGCCAGCATCTTTGCGGCAAAAGTCTTGCGAGATTCTATTACTTCATCAAAACCCTGAAAGACGCAATCGACGAAAACAACCCCTTTTAATTTAGATATGTCCAGCTTAATAATTTCCGGGATAATATTGGTGGCGAAACTATGACCTATTACGAAATAAGGTTTTTTGACAACATTCTGCATCAAGTTGACCGCTGCTTCGGCATCGAACCTTGGGGCCATGACCGGGTCGACATCTTTGAAACTTTGCCCGTGACCGAACAGGTCGATCGTCACGACTTCATAATCTTTGCGGAAGTGGTCAATCTGGTATTTCCAGCTATTTCCATTGCCCCCCAAACCATGGATAAAAAGCAGGGCCGTCGGCCCGTCGCCACAAG
Above is a genomic segment from candidate division Zixibacteria bacterium HGW-Zixibacteria-1 containing:
- a CDS encoding inositol monophosphatase, with product MISNSELKQLTAFARKMAREAGGILLKKSRQRHRIMLKGRVDLVTDADLASEKYIVGAVSKKFPSHSILAEEEAARDNHSDYRWIIDPLDGTTNFAHDFPFYCVSIGLEYKGSIVAGVVFDPERDEMFHACRGGGAFLNRKKIRVSNQSKLENALLATGFPYDIGNSREDNLNYFRRFAKTARGVRRAGSAALDLCYLACGRFDGFWELKLHPWDTAAAKIIVEEAGGIVTDFQGGKYSIYDKYILAGNRKIHTRMKKILAE